tacataCCTCCTccaatggtcagcccatcaggcaatcgtagcagctgcgcctcaacggggcaggtaggatcgcatagcatggacgccatgcaaacctaggatgaaaccacctgccccgttgatgagatcacgcaacggacaccatgtgagctgcatattcccttcaagaacttatcaatcaaggtatgctcgatgtaatatatgatttttgacttgtacgtaccgcaagttgctgcttaggttgattactaatagataacctctcatcacgtgaaggtggcgtcgggaatggccatcccaatggacatttcagggacttaccactacgggccgattccagcagaatactcgagggtcgaagttgagctggtggaagccgcgtacaaggacctcgagttggactaccaaGGAGGAGAcagtgagacgcatctacgagacacaagccacgccattatactatggcgcaagcggtacatcatcctccctgggcgacaagcggcgtctcgtgcaccatctcctacggctcctccgtctcctcctgcaccatcttctccggttcctccgccacgtcctcgtgcaccatctcctccggctcctccgccacctcctcctgcaccatctcctccggctcctccgcctcctccacctccacctccaccgtgtccgcctgcacctcccaagacaaggtctcgtCAAGCTCCACCTCCTGCCAGCACAAGGGCAGCGAAGAAGGCCAAAGTTGAcaccaccaaaaacaaggagccgtCGTACGATTGtagtcaagaggagcttgacgcttatgtggcaggagaagtgaagaggcaactcaagcctcggaatcctgaaaagaagatacctattgacccgagcgtgaagaatttcttcaagggaatgtccaccgcaaacaaggaggccttaaagctatcggactatgaccgaacacttaGGAAAGCCTAttacaagaagtccaaaccagttcCTCAGCTCGGAAAACAACCAAACCAAGTGGTCGAGCCATTGGTGATCGGCGAAGACTTTGGCATAACGGATTTCATTTcggacaccggtctaactgtggCTCAGTTGGTTGGAAgcgcaccaatcccgaaggcggaagtggcatacaagtttgaactcggtaaaccgcttgtcaggcctgagcagctgcagtccctaccgacacaaagataacgatctttagtcccggattcgtagtcccggttggacaaccgggactacagaggGGTTACGAATCGGGACTAataagggtttctccaccagtgaacgCAGCGTGTAGGCTTTTTCCTGTCATGTCCTGCAATTGCAGAAAAATCCTATATGCTTTTCTTTGGAGAGATTTATAatctactcctatatatatgcGTTTGACTAGCTACGAGTAGTACtccatttttttatcattttgtgGAATTTGACTAGCCGCAATTCGCTCCTAGCTCACGCTCTACCGGCCGGCTGCACACAAAGTAGTGGATGCATGCTTCCATGCGAAGCATTTTGATTCACTGCTTAGCTAGAACTCTCAAACAACGACAAGAGCTCCTGATCGTACCTAAACCAAATATATCCGGCTGTGCTATCGTCGGTGGCGGACAACACAGAAAACATACATGTCACCCCTTTTTCTTTCGTCAAAGACGATGGCTACCTAGCTTCATTCTGTCTTCTCCTCCCCCCTCAACTAGTGCAGCTCCTGATGATGCGGAAGAACAGCAACAAAATTGTTGGTTGTATGCACAGCTAAGCTAGCGGCAGTTAGTTAAGCggcaaaaaagagaagagacTGGCCGTTCATTGACGATCGAAATTCGAAGGTGAAAAGCCGGCCAGCTCGCATGTCCCCTATAATAAGCTGGTTGCTTCAGCTGTAATATGTCTCCGTTCTAACATGTATAAACCATATATTTGCTGTGTTGAAaacatttctatgtttttttaataaactaggaagatagcccgcaTATTCACGCGGGCATGCGTATTAGTTTGTTTTGAAAGtagttctaaaaaataaattgaaattaaagtaaggcattttctatttttaattgaGTGTTCattgtatcttttttttgaagaaatatcGACAAACTATAATAAATGTATTTTTCCCACCCTGCtaacattttctttaatttcttcatatatatgcaattcgTTATGCATGTGAATCAACATAGAAAAGTTCtttgaaaaatatttaatgtattttGAATTTAGTGATCGAGTCTAATTTCGAATTTGTGTTCAAAtcaaattattgttttattctAAATTGTCTTTTCAGggattttaaattgtacttaatCTCGTACCTTGCTGTGtttggacttttttttatatttattttattattcccaattttatctatttataaTTCATACTTTTATACGAActcttgatattttatattctacatggaatcttgttgtatttttttatacttttagtgacttttttatttttcaatgtatattttaatcaaattgcttgttttattttttgttatgaATTTACTTACGAACTCCTTATAGTTGATCCGTTTGCCACCATCGATCTGATGGATCATCTTGTCGACCTCCTCATTAGTGAGCCTCTCCTCATGCATTGGACATGACATGACGGGGCTTGGCGTTAGAGGTGAAGCCATTTTCCACTCCTTGTTGAAGATGCGGAACATCTCCCTCTGCCCCTCCTATCAGTACTTGTCCTTTAGCACACTATTAGGCCCAGGAACTCGTGGAAGTCAATGCTATTGCTGCCGTCGGTGTCCATCGGGTTTAGAGTACGTATCATGGTTCTAAGCTCCTTGGTGGCCGGTGATTGAACCTGGACTTGAGACTGCACATATTTGAATTCATCCATCATTTTCAAAGTGCTATTTTGCTCAAATATTTGTAGTTAGAATGACCAAATTATCtaacttttatatagtaaaTATGGGCAATATGGATCTTGGATTATGTATTTAGTTATACAATAACACAAGAAAGCAAATAGATTGAGAAAAGTACTTGTAACTTACTTGAGAGTGATGATCATTTAGCTattgttatttttatatattttgtgttagctagaaaataggaaagttagctagaaaataggaGGAGAGTGGGATCCCAGAGGAGAGTAGGAGGGTGGAAGAGTACTTACATGCGTGGTCACATACGGTGGGGGTGAAGGTGGGGTTACCGGATTTATTTTTAAGATTAAAATTATTGGGTCCACCTATTTAAAGAAAATCAatgtttagaattttttttctttttaattagaatttgcatgatttatttttttatttattaaagtGCCACATGACATCCTATAAGTGTTTGTAGAACGTCACGTAAGAggcgtagctagctaggtggcaCTGTGGGCCATGGACCACCTAAAAATTTGATCAAGATTAAAACTATAGTATATGTGCTAGTTAATATAATAAATGTTGTATAGTGGACCACCCTTTTAACTGACTTATTACATATAGATGGACCATCTTTACTCTAAATTATATCTATGCCACTGGTCACGTGACAGTTTGAGAACGTTTGTAGGGAGTTTAAtatacttttagtatataatataatataatgttcccacaaaattatatttttatgatttaaaACATATTCAAAACTGAGTTTTTAATTGTATAACACATACGTAGGAAGAGGTAGGGCACGCTCTCTTAAAAACCACATGATAACCCAAATgcctaaaattaattaatttattttccaaaaGCTTCAAGAAATTTACTTATATTAACAGTGGGTAGAACTGCTCCATATATCGACAGAGGATTTTCTTGATCTGATTGTTTgcttataaaataaattaaaactatAGTAATTATTTTGAACACATCGAACTGTTGATTTCTTGATAAAAAAATGATTGCTTACAAATAGAAAAGAGAATAGGAGGGGAGGGGCagcaaaagagaagagaggaaggtgTGCGTACAGTGCGTCGCATGCACGGAAAGAGGCGATGTGTGCTTGACCGTGAGTCTCAACAGATCTAATCTAACAATGGAAAGAGGTGGATTTGGTTGTTTTCTTCTTGACataaatctaatggtgtaaaataatgggtccatcaatttaaatgaaaatcaatggttgaatgttttgccttttttagaatttctatgattttctctattttattagaacGCCATGTGGCGATTTAAgagtgtttgtagaaagtttcatggacttttagtatataatagatagatagatttgttcaGACAGTAAAAACACAAGCACGTGCCCGCACTGTTATAgtcgtgtatatatatatatactcctatgtCAAAACGCGGCACATATATATCCTGGtgtttctttataaaaaaaaaagactagcaTACGATTGACGCTGGTAGGGAGCGGGCCCCGGTGATCGTGGATTCGCATAAAAGTGGTTGCTTGCTTTTGGACGTTTGGATGAAGCCGGCCTTAGTATATACACTAATAACATCCCAAGCTGAGCCAACCTAACGAACAAAACGAAAAATGCTCATCAACACAACAACTCCACCGGCCACTGACTAGTGGGAGCACCTACTCATGCATGCTCCTGTCCTGTGTGTCCTCCACAGTCCACAGAGCGTACAAATGAAAAGGgtcaaaattcaaaaagtaCGGTACAAAATCCAAAACTCCAGCCCAAGAGTGTGACCCACTGGACTGGCCCACCGGCCCACTTACCCACAGCGGCGCCCCTGAACAAGTGGCGAGAGCATATGCATCTGTGGCTGCTAGATAAGATGGCATTGCATGGACAACTCCAGTTGCTGCTCGATCAGGATTCAGCTACCATTGTGCTTGTGCACCAGTATAATCTTTTGCATGTTGCTTAATGCAGGGGAAGAATATAATATATGTCCATGGCAGCTAAAGAAGCAACGACAGAACCAATCAAAACGCATGATTATTGAACGATTCAGCCTGGGGGGTGAGGGATTTTAATCCCTGAATCACGGGACACGAAATGGTCGACGCAGATGGGCATACTCGAGGAGCTCTATGACCATGAAGCCCTAACAGGAGCATATGTCAACCACAGCCGGAGTGCTGGATGATATATAATGGCGGCTCATTTTAAACAACCTCCATCTTCAATACAAAATGCTCAAAAAATGGATCAAATGATCGAACAACGTTGAATGCGTTCCCGTACGTGGATGTCGTCAACAAAATCAATCCCATTCAAGTTTCCAGGACGAACTTCATCTTACACTTGCTAGCTAGCACCAGCAGAGAACGGCTACTTTCCAGTGCCAGGAGGAGACACCTTGTGGATATCTTTTGATCTTGCATTAACTATATAAGGAAAAGacgtgaatattagggaatgatctAATACCAAATAATTAAAAGGGGTGAGGTTTCGAACCCAAGTTATCTAGCCCACTACCTTGTGTAACTAGCTGGAAAATCCCTATGCGTTTCTCTCCATTAACTAAGGAATATGTATGAGCTCCATGTGATGATTATCTGTAGAACAGACGTAGCACTAGAGAAGATTATGAGGAGCTGAGGACAAGGGTGTCAGGTTGAATTtgcaaaatatatactccctccgtattttaatgtatgatgccgttgactttttaatcaacgtttgaccattcgttttattcaaaaattttgtgcaaatatgaaaatatttatgtcatgcttaaagaacatttgatgatgaatcaagtcacaataaaataaataataattatataaattttttaaataagacgaatggtcaaacattgaataaaaagtcaacggcgtcatatattaaaatatggaggtagtacgaCACAGGTTGAACTTGCAAAATATATACAATGTGTTATTCATGATTAATTGGTATGTTAGTTTGCTCGATATGCATTCTAGCTAGTGACATGACATGTATATAGGACACCTGATAATTTTCGTTCTAGATTCGTATTCGCCACTGGCGCATGCATGCAGGACCCGCGGCTGCGGTTTGCATTCGTTAATGTGACCAATGCTAAGTAGAAGTACATCCTACAGGGAGATCGAAGCGGTACGTACGTGCTTGGTGACCGCTGGACCGGCCTCAACGTGAAATGAGGATGTAGAAAATCCAAATTCAAACCCTCTCGGCAATTTGTAGAATATAAATTAAAGCAATAGAAATGATATTGTGATTTCAAGGAGAACACATATAGGAGCTTGAGATGATTATTACACAAGAGAGAGCATAAGAAGAGTATTAGCTGCGaagattaagaaaaagaaaacacacgCGCGCACAAGCTACCTCTCCTTGTCAACTACTTCCACACAAAAAGATGCTCGCATGACAAGCCGGCGGCGTTGCTGATCATCGATCAGAAACACAGGGTGGCGAGGAGTCCCAAAGACGATCAGCGCACACACGGCCGGCGCGGCTGACGTGCGTCGCGTCCAAGCGCAGCAGCAGATGATCGTACAGCCTCAGCACCAGAAATTCCCTCCTTGTCTCGTCGCGGACGAAGTCGTCCGGCTTCTCCCTCATCACCTCCCTCGCCATTCCCTGTCCTTCCTGCAAGAAGCGGTCCAACTTCTGCACCTCCCACCCGTTCAGTTCCATGGTGGAGTAGTACGTGACAGTCGTAGCGCTGCCACTTCCCGGCTCGTCCTGCAGGTTGATTAACCAAACGCAACCATAAGTACATGTAACATCGACCAGCAATGTGCAAACACGCGACTTAGTGAGCAGCGAAATCACGCGTGTTTTAATTATGACCAACTGATTTgctggtgcatgcatgcattgcataCAGAAGGATGGAGTATAGCTATGGAACCATTGAGATTCGCTCCGATCCAGTAAAAAGTaactcgaggtaccggtaccgcACGATactaaatcgtttccgatcgttaAATCTAGCTGGACATGATGGACATTGTTAAATCCAACGATcaaaaacgatttggtaccgtgaagTACGGTACCTCGAGATATTTTTTTGTTGGATCCGTGCAAATCTCATGCTAACTAGTGAGCAAGagatatgtttaaaaaaaaacactagtgAGCAAGAGGTACAGGTACACCTGGGTGGGAACGTACAGACACTGATCGTGAGTTGAGTACTTACCAAGGAGAAGGGCAACCCGGCCGAGAGGTCGGACAAGGACAAGGCCAGCAGCTTCCCTGCTGCTGCACGGAAAGAACGAGCTAGTTGTTCGGACAAGGATTTCACGGCCATGGCGCCCAAACTAATGATCCTACAACTCTCTGGTCTGCGCTTGGCAATGGCGCTCGCTTGCTCACTGTGTGGCACGGCACGGGGAAGTACATGCATTTGGGGGGCGAGAAGGGAGGATATTTAATTTATAATCGCTTGCTCTGCTTCTGTCTTCAACCGCTCCACTCCCTCCAACAACGCAGCGTGTAGGCTTTTTTATTCCTGTCCTGTCTTGCAAATGCAGAAAAAAGAAATCCTAGTATAGTATATATGCTTTCTGTGGATGGATTTGTAATCTATTCCTATATACGTTTGACTAGCTACGAGTAGTATTTCTTATCATTTCTGGAAATTTGACTAGCAACCGCCACGCAATTCGCTCTACCGGCTGCACAAAGTTGTGGATCGATGCTTTCCTTCCATGCGAAGCAATTTGATTCACTACGCAGCAGCAGCTAGAACTCTAAATCAATTACAAGAGCCTGATCTCGTACCAAAATCAAGCCACCGAACGAACAAAGAAAAACAATCTGGTTAATTTGTCGAAGCTAATTAACTCCTGATGCAAGATGCATTTACCCCTGTGCCTTGTGTTCTTGAGAGAGCCTTTCGTTTCCGGATAGAGGCAGCTACAGCTATCTACGCTGGCCGCGCTCAACTTGCCGTCTATGGCGGCCGGGGCCGGCGGCCTACTTCACCGGACCTGACCGTACATGGCGCCGGTGAGAGCCTTAGACTGAGTGGCGAGGTGAGGATTCGGCGGCGAGTCGAGTGTATTAGGTGGGGGCATGCAAGAGATGGAAGCTAGAGGAATGGAGCAGGTGATAATATATCCGGCCGTGCCATCGTCGGTGGCGGACAACACAGAAACATACATGTCACCCCTTTTTTCTATTGTCAAAGACGATGACTACTTCATTCTGTCCTCTCCTTACCAAACCTCCGGATGATGCACAAGAACAGCGACAAAAATTGTTGGTAGAGTATGCACAGCTAAGCTAGCGGCAGTTAAGCGGCAAAATTGAAAGAGAAGATACTGGCCATTCATTGACGATCGAATTAAGGTGAAAAGCCAAGCTGGTTGCATGTCAACTAATTAATAAACTGGTTCTTTAGCTGTAATATGTTCCGTTGTAATAACATGTATAAaccatatttgttttgtgttcaaAACGTTCGCTTATAAAGTTGTTCAAAGTTTGAGAAGTCtaacttaagaaaaaaaaattctaaacatCTTATATATACACAACAACGGGTGGCTATACACCCCGTTGGTGTAGAAGCCGGGTTTTATAAATTTccgttatctaaaaaaattttcCAAACATCTTATGTAAATGATTATAGATTGATACACGGAGCAATTCTATCTGTagacattatatatatttgaagcTGATGCGGAAGTTGAAAAGAagttaggccgtgtttagattcaaatttttttcttcaaacttctaatttttctgtcacatcaaatgtttggacacatgcatggagcattaaatgtgaacaaaaaaaccaattgcacagtttgcatgtaaattgcgagacgaatcttttaagcctaattacgccatttgacaatgtgatgctacagtaaacatttgctaatgacggattaattaggctagcttaataaattcgtctcgcaatttaccgGCAAAATCTGAAATTTGTTTGGTTACTAGTCTTTgtttaatacttaaaatgtgtgtccgtatacttaaaaaaaatttgacacactaactaaacacagccttagacgCATGGATTGCGATCTTGTGGGATGTCCTCTTGTTAAGGAAAAATATGGTGAATATATAATTTCCCGATCCGGTTCAGGTCAGTACTGCCTAGTGTGACTCGCACAAGCATCTGAACATTAGTGTAGCAAATATTGTAGGAATAGCGATTTAATTACTAGGACAACTAGTCAGCAAAAGTAATAACTTAAACGCCGTTATCTAGCAAAAGTAATAACAGCAAATCTTGTAGCGATCGATTTtcattaggaaaaaaaaggttttgcgTCGGCTACCGAGCTTAGGGTCAAATCATTTGTCCTATGACTTACAAATCGCTgctaaaatttgttttttaaaacttgatttttgattttattttttttcagcatagtttcttttttaagCATTTGTTTCAAAGTAGCTAACATATGTAATGGTTTTACCCATAATTCGCTTTATATCTCTAATTAATCGTTATGGCTTATAATCAGTATTATGGGAACCTTGACCTTTTATTCTGGCTAACATCACTACTATCAGGTTCTTTTTTACCTGAATCACCATCAGGTTTTGATGCACCGAGGAGGCATTGACAATATATACGACGTTCAGTACACACCACTTTTCACGTGTTCACTGCACCTGGACGGAATTTAACAATGCAGCCAAACTTGAGTAGTGATAGCTCCAATCCGTAGCTAGAATGATAGGAAAAGATAACAAATCGATCAACACAGATCAAGTGGCTtgatgcacgcacgcacgcacgtgtACTTGTGGTTATAGGTGGTGAAATGGCGACCCGGCACAGACCCAGGCACGACCAACGCATGGCCTAAGAGCAATTGGGCCGGTACAGCCTGACCAGCAAGCCGTGCCGTGCTATGCCCATCCACGGTACAATAATACTCGGGCTGTTCTGTGTCGGTCCAAAGGCACGACCAGCCCACCATCGCCGTCTttggaataagtttattttgcctCGCGCATCTCTTTGGGCTGTGCTTATATggctaaaataagtttatttggcctccctcatctcttcaTCTCTTTAGGATGTGCCTCGTggctggaataagtctattttgcctcgcGCATCTCTTTGGGTTGTGCTTATAtggctaaaataagtctatttggcaACACTGCAGCCTCTTGTTGACAAGGTCTCCCGCGGCTTTCCCCCGGAAGGATTGGCTCACCACTTTAGCCGATAGATCTGTGCTGGTCCAGTCCGTGCTCTCTTCTATTCCGGTTCATGTGTCACGGCGATCGGGCTGCCGGGCTAGGTCATCAAGGCCATCAATAAGAAACGCCGCACTTTCCTATGGATGGGCACGGACAAGGTCCAGGGGCCGGGGAGGGGTGCCTTGTTTCTTGGACGAATGTTTGCCACCGTAGGGCTATTGGCGGTCTAGGTATTGCTGACCTAAGGATGGTAGGCTTTGCTCATCTCCTTCGCTGGCTCTGCCTTCAGTGATCAGGTCACCCCTACTTGGCCGATCTGAAGGCTTCCTTCAAGTGATGCGTCTGCGACATGTTTGCGGCGTCCTCCGTTTTCGTGCTAGGCGATGGCGCATCGACTCTCTTCTGGATGGATCAGTGGATTGAGGGTCGCTCGATGGCCTCCTTAGTGCCAGAACTTCTCCTTATCGTGCCCCCGCATCTGCGGGCCTCACGTTCGATTGCTTTGGCCCTCGTTGATAACTCTTGGGGGGGGACATCCATGGCGCTCTCACTGTCCCTGTCCTCTCACAATTCCTAGTGGTATGGGATGCGGTGCTTTCCGTCCAACTCTTGGGCATGGGGGACCGGCTTGTCTGGCGTTGGATAAGCAACCAGCGTTACTCGGCTCAATCGGCCTACCAGGCTTTCTTCCTTGGGTAGCATTATTTGCTTGCACGGATCTGCTTTGGTGGGCTAAAGGGTCAGCTAAATGCAAGCTCTTCCTCAAGCTTGCGTTCCAGCGGCGTTGATGGATGATTGATCTCCTAGAGAAGCGTGGCATTGAAAGCCACTCATCCTGTCCGTTTTGCGCCTAGGATTTTGAAACGGCGAATCACATCATCCCCAACTGTGCGTTTGCTTGCCGGGTCTGGCACCGAATTCTGTCTCCACCTAGCTAGCCTACTCTCACTCTGGCCCATGTCTCCTCTATCCAAATTTGGTGGCTGACTTTTAGGGTCTGCCTGCCTGAGCACTATCATGAGGGTTTCGATTCCTTAGTCCTCCACGTCACTTGGCAGTTATGGAAGGATCGGAACTCCAGGGTGTTCGATTCTTCTCTTTCGTTTGTCTCAACGTTTCTAGAGTCCATTCCTCAGGAAGACCATCTGTGGTCTACTGCGGGTGCTGTATCTTTTGGGGACCTGTTAGGAGTGCAGTGGGGTACCGCCTCCACCTTCCCTAGTATAGGAGTAGAGCCCAGTTTTAGCTTAGAGTCTTCAGTtttcttctccctttctttttcagtttttctatTTTCTCCTCACCCCTCGGTATTGGCCCTCTAGCTGATTGCAGTGTGTAATTGAACTTTCTGCACATTATAAATTGACGACCCTGCAATAATCTTGCCAAATATGTCCCTTAGGAAACATTAGACCACTGTTTCCGCAATAAACGTTTCCTGCTAGACCAAACCATGCAAGATGCAGCGGATTACTGGCATGCATGAAGGCTAGGACCCAGTCTTGGAGCTTTAAGACTCTCACAAGCTAGCTAGTTTGTAGCTAACTTCTAAAAATCTGGAGAAACCAAGAAATACAACTTCTTaattttagttcattttctaaattttgtagCTACAGTACAGTTCTCAGAATCTGAATTAGAATCTCAATTGTTTTGGGAGCTAGAGTTAGGGTGTATTCGGCAGTGGAGGTTGGGAATCCATTCCTCCTGCACGCAAAACGGTGCGGCCttttaacatgtgattaattaagtattattttttttaaaaaaagttggatcaatataattttctaaagcaacttttgtatataaattttttaaaaaaagacataccgtttagtagtttgaaaagcgtacgcgcggaaaacgagagagatgggttgggaagaGAGAGTGCCAAACTTTAGTGGTTTTGAGAGAAGCTAATGTTGAGGACTCTTTCTCTACTCTTCTTGCGAGTGCGACGATGGGTGCCGTGACAAACTCTAATCAGCAGTCCTAAGTCTCAGAAATAAATGAAAAGATCAATGCAATCAAATTGAATAGTTTGGTGTGACAATTCTTACAATATGTCatgcgctttgctgcgggatatatgttaaatattaaagaaatgatgaaataatttggattaaaatattataaaaataatttgagaataatgatttagcatatatatgtttagttttagaatgaaataaattgtagattatatgcttgcatgttgagctttgtatGCTTAATTGGTTTATGAGTCATATTTGCATGTAGGTTTTAGGGGTGTTaataaatatactccctccgtattttaatgtatgacgctgttgacttctcaaccaatgtttgaccatttattttatttaaattttgtgtgcaaatatgaaaatatttatgtcatgtttaaagaacatttgatgacgaatcaagtcataataaaataaatgataattacatttttttttaataagacgaatggtcaaacgttagataaaaagtcaacggcgtcatatattaaaatatgaaggTAGTACTaagtttgcatgttgagctttagttGTTTAGTAggcattagctttatagaaagaagggataacATAGacagtagaaaaaaaaggagtagcAATACAACACAACaattttttggatgaaaaactTTTAAACGTAACTgttatgtaattatagtgtagtTACATTATAACTACTATGTAATTGCTATATAGTATTTGATATGTACCTCAAATGTAACTCTTATAAAAGTGCAACGGAGCAACTGATTAATGGAAGAAGTGTGTACAATGCAGGTCTTGGTTGCGATCCCTATGGCGCCCTTGCAAATTTTTTTCATCTTCCTCCACCAGCATGAATCTCATAGCATAACAGACGGtctaaaatttgaaagttttcatccAGCGCAAATATTGGAGCCAGATCGAATCGAAAGTTTTCCGCGCTGAAAATTGTCGACAGAGCAAAACCGAAAAGAAAGTATTCGCATAATGTTTCACAGGCTTGGGCCTCGTTCTCGGCCGCGGCTCGCACGCGCAAGGCAGCCTGTGCCGCTACACCACAGGCCCTGATGGCCTGATGGGCCTCAGCCCGTGAGGAGAGAGGCCTGATAATTCTGAATCCGCAACCAAActgaaacaaaaggaaaaagtacaccgaaggtccctcaacttgttatcgggataaaaaaacgtcctcgaaccgtaaaaccagatatacgagatcccttaactatacaaaaccagtcACCCAATGTCCTTCAGTGGTTTTAACCCCGGTTTTAGCCTACGTGgtgtgtgggacccacgtgggccccacatgtcggcgtACCACGTCATTTAGAGATAGCAATTTCCCCCGCGGGGCCGGGTCCCCTGCAGGGACCCGACCCTACGGGGGCGGGGATGGGTTCAATTTTTGACAGGCGGGGTCAGGGCCCCATATTTTTGCGGGGAGGGGACGGGGGAGGCATTTCACCCGCGGTGCCCCAGGGATGCATATTAAACCTTAAAATGTTGCCCATGGAAGGGCCAAAAGAGCCCAACCCAACAAAATTctaacatataaaaataaaaccctAGCCTTATTGTCACGACAGCGACAACGGATGACGACTACAGTACAAGGAGCACACAGCCCAGGGCCGGTCCAACCGC
The nucleotide sequence above comes from Oryza glaberrima chromosome 11, OglaRS2, whole genome shotgun sequence. Encoded proteins:
- the LOC127753720 gene encoding uncharacterized protein LOC127753720, whose protein sequence is MHVLPRAVPHSEQASAIAKRRPESCRIISLGAMAVKSLSEQLARSFRAAAGKLLALSLSDLSAGLPFSLDEPGSGSATTVTYYSTMELNGWEVQKLDRFLQEGQGMAREVMREKPDDFVRDETRREFLVLRLYDHLLLRLDATHVSRAGRVCADRLWDSSPPCVSDR